The Arcobacter roscoffensis genome segment TTAATGAAGTATTTTGATTATTTGAAGTTTGTGCGTTAAGTATGCTTAGAGAAAAAAAGTATAAAGTACTAAGTAAAATAAGTTTAAATTTTTTTATACACATAGCTTAATCCTTATATTTAATATTTATAGTATTAGTAATTATATGATAAAAAGACTTATTAAGATTAATTGTTTATATTTTATAAGTAAATTAAATTTTAGAACTAAAAAGTAATTTTTATTTTTAATTAAAATAAACTTAGCTAAATTTAATAAATAGGATTAGCAATAGCTCAAAAAAGGAGTTCTTATGCTTTCTTTATTATATTTACATACTATTACATTTTTTATTATTTTTGTTAATTTTTTGATTTTTAACAAAAATATGTCAAATGATTTAGGTACAAAATATTTTTTTATTAACTATCTTTATCATAAACAAAAACAAACAAGTTGTTTTATTACTATATATCCTTTTGTAATTATCCTTTTTTATTATCTAGCAGAAAATATTTTTTTATTAAGTACTTTTTTTATATCTATACTTCATGTATATTTTTTATATGAACTCACTTCAAAAAAGAGTATAAATAAAAGAGAAGCTTACATCCATTGGTACAAAGAAAATGCAAATCATAGTTTTTCAATGCATTCACATGATGTATTAAGAAAGGATTTTAATTTTCTAAATCAAAAAGTAAGTAGAATTCTTTTATTTAAATTTGAAATTATATTTTTTATATCTTTAGTTATAGAAAGTGAAATACTATATGAGCTTATAACTATTTTAGATAAAATATCTTAAATATAATTCTCTTTTATTTCAGCTTTATATGACCTGAAAAAGCATGACTTTGCACCAGTATGGCAAGCAGAACCTCCTACTTGTTCAACCGTAGCTAAAATTGTGTCTAAATCACAATCAACTTTTAAATCTATTAGTTTTTGAATATGACCACTGCTTTCGCCTTTTTTCCATATTCTGTTTTTACTTCTTGAAAAGTAGTGTACAACTCTTGTTTCAAGAGTTAAGTCTAAAGCTTCTTTATTCATATATCCAAGCATTAAGACTTCATTTGTTTTATACTCTTGTGTGATAACTGGAACTAAACCATTAGATTTTTTAAAATCAATTTTCATAAATCTCCTTTATGCAACTAAGTTGCATTATGTTATGATAGCAAATGATTTTTAAATGCAACTTAGTTGCATAAAATATAAATATAAAAGGCTTAAAATTGAAAGATAAAAATAGTTTTATAATAAATTCTGCTTTAGATATGCACCTTCATTTAAGAGATGATGATATGCTAAAGCTTGTAGCACCAAAAACATCAAATACTTTTGCTGGTGCCTTAATTATGCCAAATCTTTTACCTCCTATTACGACGAAAGAAGCTTTATTAGCATACAAAAAAAGAATTCAAGAAGCATGTAAAAATGACGAGTTCGAACCTCATGTAACTATCTTCTTTCAAGTTGATTACTCATATGAGTTTTTAAAAGAAATTAAAGATGAGATTATTGCAGTTAAACTATATCCATTTGGTGTTACTACAAACTCCGAAACAGGAGTTTCTTCTATGGATGTTGAGGTTTTAAGACCAACTTTAGAATCTATGGAAAAACTTGGAATTCCTTTATGTGTTCATGGTGAGACAAAAGGTTTTATGATGGATAGGGAAAAAGAGTTTTTACCTATTTATGAATCTTTGGCTATTAATTTTCCAGATTTAAAAATCATGATGGAGCATATTTCTAGTAAAGAATCAATTGATTTACTAAAAAAATATGATAATCTTTATGCAACAATTACAGTTCATCACTTAATGCTTACACTGGATGATGTAGTAGGTGGAATGTTAAATCCCCATGCATTTTGTAAACCAATAGTTAAAAAACCTGAGGATAGAAAAGCTTTACTTCAATTAGCTCTTAGTGCTCATCCTAAAGTGATGTTTGGTTCAGATTCAGCTCCTCATCAAAAAAATACAAAAGAGTGTCATCATGGAGCAGCTGGTGTATTTACTTCACCTATCGCACTTCAGGTACTAACACAGCTTTTTGAAGAGCATGGAAAACTAGATAACTTAAATGCTTTTATTAGTTTAAATGCACAAAGAATTTATAATCTAAATCCAATTAAAAAAGAGATTAGATTAATCAAAAAAGATTTCATAGTTCCAGAGGTATACTCATATAAAAGCGAGCAGGTCGTTCCATTATTTGCAGGGCAAAAACTTGTTTGGAGTATTTCTTAAGATTAGTAAGGTAGTTTTAACTATCTACCGTATTTATTTTAAATTTATAGAAATTCTATAGTATTTCTACCTTTATTCTTAGCCATATAAAGAGCAGTATCTGCTCTTTTAATTAGTTCATTTATTGTTTCATCTTTTTTATATGTAGTTATACCAAGGCTAGCTGTTTTTTGTTCTTTTATTCCAAAATCATAAATTGCTATTTCTTTTCTTATTTTTTCTGCTAATATTAATATACCTTCAAGATCTGTTTCACAGCAAATAATCATAAACTCTTCTCCACCCCATCTTCCAAGGATATCAGTTTTTCTTAAATTGTCATGTATTATTTTTGCAAACTCTTTTAATATATCGTCTCCTACTTGATGCCCATAAGTATCATTTACTTTTTTAAAATAATCTATATCAATAAAGACAATACCAAAGGGTTTGTTATATCTATTTGCTCTATTTACCTCTGAAATTAGAACTTCATCTAGTTTATTTCTATTATAAAGTTTTGTAAGATTATCTCTTGTGGATAGTTCTAATAGTTGTTTGTTTTTTTCTTCAATTTGAGCTGTTCTAATTTTTATTTCATCTTCTAATTTTGAATTATATTTTTGGGATAATTCTTTCGCTAAAAGCAAGTTTTTAATCATTTTTGAATAGTTCATAAATAAATTGCCTATTTCCCCTGCATAGTTTGTTTTGATTTTATGGTTTAATTCGCCTTTTGCAATCTTGTTTGTAATATCTGTAATTTCTTCAATAGGAACAAAAAATCTTATATAGTAAACTAAACCAATTATTAAATAAAGTACGGATAATAAAACAGCTATGGCTATTTGTGTTTGAAGACTTGATTCATTTAACTGTCCTAAAATTTGTTTATTTGGAACTGTATTTATTATAATCCAATTTGTTGTAGGAATTCTTACAGCAGAAACCTGATGTATTCTATTCTCATTATCGTTTTCTTTCGTAAATTCAAAGGAATAGTATGGTTTATCTTTCAAGTTATGTATTGCTTGACTTGATAAGTTGTTTAACCATGAGTTTTGAGAATTTATATATTCTGTATTATTTTTTTTAAGTTCTTCTAAATCTTTATTATTTAAATAGTATAGTAAACCCCTATATGAATCTTTATTTTTAAGTTCTATTTCATCATTATATTTTTGATTGTTTGTTGATATTGCTTTTCCTTTTTGAGAAATTACAATAGTAGTTGAATTATCATAAAGTTCAATATTTTTCATGAATTTTTCAAGAATTTGTTGAATAGTTATATCATGAGAAACAACACCTTGTAGTTTTTCAGTTCTGTCATAAAAAGGATAAGAAACAGTAACCATTTGCCCAACGCCACTTAAGTCACTGTAGGGTTCTTCCCACCCATAAGTTTTGTTTTTAAAATCAGCAGCTTCATACCAATGTTGTGTTGTAGGTGCTGCTGCATGTTTTTCATACTTCAAGTTTACAGTTGGATAGATATGAAGTACATTATTGTATGTACTAATATAAATATAAGAGTATTTATAGTTTCTGTAGATACCATGAAATAGTTCTTTTAATTTTTCTGCTGTTTCTAATCTATAAACCACGTTTTTATTAAACAGAGTTTTTTTATCCACAAAGCTTTGCAACTCATGACTCATATGTTTAGTTTCAGGATTATTTAAACCATCATATATAAAACTTCTTGTATGAGTGTTTTCAATCATTTTGTTTTTCCACTCATCTACAGGGGTCTTACTATTTTCTTTAATTTGTTCATAATTTCTCATATATGCATCAGCAATGATTTTTGTTGAGTATTGAACTTTTTTTAGTTCAGAGTCAACTTGTTCTGAAACTTTTAAAGAGATTGTTTGAAGGTTTTCTAATGCTTGATTTTTAGTTTGATTGGACAATGAAGTAAATATATAATTTAATATTAAAAAAATTGCTAATGCTTCAAGTATAATCACAGAGAAAAATATTTGTTTTGTCTTAAATTTATATAAAAATGACATATTGATTTGTCCTTATTAAAATACTTATTAATTATATCTTTAGTATCTATACATAAGTATAAAACACTTCCTATCCTCATAAATAAATCAAGTATTCTTTAGTTACAGAGAGTATAATACTTTTATAAATATTGAGGAGTATAAATGGATTATAAAAAGTTTGCAGATTTTTCCCCTTGTGATTATGCAGGACCATTAAAAAGAGAGAGTTTTATGGATTCTGGTATAAAAGAGTTATGGACAGGTATTCCAAGAATATCAGGACCTGCGTTTACTGTTGAGATGGTAGCAGGTGAAAATTTAGCTCTTCATAGAGCAATATATGAAGCACCTATAGGCTCTATTATTGTAGCTCAGTCAAATACTATTGATTATTCAGTAATTGGTGGAAATGTTGCTTTAATTGCTAAAAAAAGAGGAATAACAGGTTTTGTAATTGATGGAACAGTAAGAGATATAGCTGAAATAAGAGAAAATGAAGTGGCAATATTTGGAAGAGGTGTATTACCCATGCCAGGAGGCAAAAAAAATGCAGTTCCAGTTAATGTTCCTATTAAAGCAGGTGGTATATCTGTAAATCCTGGTGATATAATAGTTGCTGATGAAGAGGGAGTTGTTGTTATTCCAAAAGATAAATCAGAAGAGATTTATGAAAAAACTAAATCAAATGTTGAAAAAGAAAGAGCCATGAGTTTTGAGCAATGGGCTTCTAATCATAAAGAAAAAATAGACTCATTTTATAAGTAAGGAAAGATAAAACTACCTTTCTCTTGGGTAGTTTTTCTTATCTTCATACATATTTGTATCTGCTATTTTCATCATATTATTTATATCTTTAAAAGAGTTTTCAAATTGACAAACACCGAAAGAAGCACTTAGTTCTATTTTTATATCTTCAAAAGTAAATAGATTTGATTTTAGATTTTCTTTTATTTTTTTTATTACTACTTGTGTACTATCTTTATCATTTTCAGGAAGTAAAAGTATAAACTCATCACCACCAATTCTAAAAAAGAAATCTGTTTCTCTTATATTTTGTGATATTAATTTAGTGAAAAATATTAAAACTTCATCTCCTACATCATGACCATAAGTGTCATTTATTGGTTTGAATTTATTTAAATCAATTAAAACTAAAGAGAAATTGTGACTGTTTCTTTTTGCATCACTAAAGAATAAAGAAGAGTATTCATCAAACTTCTTTCTATTAAAGATTTTTGTTAAAGAGTCAGTATTACTTTGACTTACTATTGTTTGGTAGGAACTAACAAGTTCTTTATTCTGTTGATTAAAAGACTCTTCAAGTAGTTTTAACTCTTTTATTTTTGTTTCAATTGATATTTGAGTATTTAAATCATGATGACTAGAAGTGCTTTTTACTTGCTTTGCTAAATTTAAAATAGGCTCTACAAAATATTTATTTAAATAGTGATATAAAGTTGAGAAAAATACAATAACTATAATCAAAAGTAAAGTTCCTGCCATGATTAAAATATCTTTTAATGATATTTTTAAGTCCAAAATAGGATGTTCAATATGAACAATACCTGCTACATCATTTACTTTAGAATCACTATGACACTTAATACACTCAGCTTTAAAAAGAATAGGAGAACTGAAATCTAAATGCTTATCATGCTTGTTTATAACAGCTTCTTTAAAATCAAAAACACTATTATCTACATGGGTATTTGATAAGTGGTTTTCTTCTTTTAAAATTTCAATTTTTATATGAGGAACAGTTTTTTGTAAATGTTCTATTGTTTCATCTAAACTTTGTTTATCTCCACCATTTTTCATAACTGTATATAAATTTTGGAAGATTAAATCAGCCATTATTTGCGTGTCATCTTTGATACTTTTATCAATACTTATTGATTTAAAGTATAATCCAAATATTATAAATATCGCTAAAACAATAGATATTGAAAGTAATATTGTGTTTCTAACAAATTTATTATAACTAATTCTTTTTTTCAAAAAAACCCCTTGTATGTATGTATATTATAACTTAAAAGGGTTTAAAAATAGTAAAAATAACTAAATGTAATCTTAGAGATAGTATATTTTACAAAAGTAAGTTTATGCAACTTTTACATAATTTTAAGTAGACTTTCAACTTTGTTTTTGAAACAACACCAAATGATATGTAAAAGGAAAACAGATGAATTCTGTAATTATTGCCGTTATGGTTATGGTATTACTCTCATTAGTTAGAGTAAATATTGTTATTGCTTTAATAATTGGAGCAATTGTAGGAGGACTTAGTGCAGGCTTAGATATAAATGAAACTATAAAAGCTTTCAATGCAGGTCTTGGAGATGGTGCTACTATTGCACTTAGTTATGCAATGCTTGGAACTTTTGCTGTAGCTATTTCAAAGTCTGGAATCACAGATTTATTATCAAATATGATAATAAAAAAAGTAGGAAATAGCTCTTCATCTATGCAGTTTATTTATATTAAGTATCTAATGTTAACTCTTATTTTATTTGCTGCAATTTCTTCTCAAAATCTTATTCCTGTTCATATTGCATTTATTCCTATTTTAATTCCACCTTTACTTCACTCTATGTCTGAGTTAAAACTTGATAGAAGAGTTGTAGCTTGTGTAATTACATTTGGTTTAGTTGCAACTTATATGTTACTTCCTATTGGTTTTGGTGGAATATTTTTAAATGAGATTTTACTTAAAAACTTAGTTGATAGTGGTGTTGAAGCTTCAAGAGCTCAGCTTCCAGTGGCTATGTCAATTCCTGTTTTAGGAATGTTTTTAGGTTTACTTACAGCAATGTTCTTTACTTATAGAAAAAAAAGAGTTTATGATGTAAGTATGATTCTT includes the following:
- the hisI gene encoding phosphoribosyl-AMP cyclohydrolase, which gives rise to MKIDFKKSNGLVPVITQEYKTNEVLMLGYMNKEALDLTLETRVVHYFSRSKNRIWKKGESSGHIQKLIDLKVDCDLDTILATVEQVGGSACHTGAKSCFFRSYKAEIKENYI
- the pyrC gene encoding dihydroorotase, with protein sequence MKDKNSFIINSALDMHLHLRDDDMLKLVAPKTSNTFAGALIMPNLLPPITTKEALLAYKKRIQEACKNDEFEPHVTIFFQVDYSYEFLKEIKDEIIAVKLYPFGVTTNSETGVSSMDVEVLRPTLESMEKLGIPLCVHGETKGFMMDREKEFLPIYESLAINFPDLKIMMEHISSKESIDLLKKYDNLYATITVHHLMLTLDDVVGGMLNPHAFCKPIVKKPEDRKALLQLALSAHPKVMFGSDSAPHQKNTKECHHGAAGVFTSPIALQVLTQLFEEHGKLDNLNAFISLNAQRIYNLNPIKKEIRLIKKDFIVPEVYSYKSEQVVPLFAGQKLVWSIS
- a CDS encoding diguanylate cyclase, with translation MSFLYKFKTKQIFFSVIILEALAIFLILNYIFTSLSNQTKNQALENLQTISLKVSEQVDSELKKVQYSTKIIADAYMRNYEQIKENSKTPVDEWKNKMIENTHTRSFIYDGLNNPETKHMSHELQSFVDKKTLFNKNVVYRLETAEKLKELFHGIYRNYKYSYIYISTYNNVLHIYPTVNLKYEKHAAAPTTQHWYEAADFKNKTYGWEEPYSDLSGVGQMVTVSYPFYDRTEKLQGVVSHDITIQQILEKFMKNIELYDNSTTIVISQKGKAISTNNQKYNDEIELKNKDSYRGLLYYLNNKDLEELKKNNTEYINSQNSWLNNLSSQAIHNLKDKPYYSFEFTKENDNENRIHQVSAVRIPTTNWIIINTVPNKQILGQLNESSLQTQIAIAVLLSVLYLIIGLVYYIRFFVPIEEITDITNKIAKGELNHKIKTNYAGEIGNLFMNYSKMIKNLLLAKELSQKYNSKLEDEIKIRTAQIEEKNKQLLELSTRDNLTKLYNRNKLDEVLISEVNRANRYNKPFGIVFIDIDYFKKVNDTYGHQVGDDILKEFAKIIHDNLRKTDILGRWGGEEFMIICCETDLEGILILAEKIRKEIAIYDFGIKEQKTASLGITTYKKDETINELIKRADTALYMAKNKGRNTIEFL
- a CDS encoding RraA family protein encodes the protein MDYKKFADFSPCDYAGPLKRESFMDSGIKELWTGIPRISGPAFTVEMVAGENLALHRAIYEAPIGSIIVAQSNTIDYSVIGGNVALIAKKRGITGFVIDGTVRDIAEIRENEVAIFGRGVLPMPGGKKNAVPVNVPIKAGGISVNPGDIIVADEEGVVVIPKDKSEEIYEKTKSNVEKERAMSFEQWASNHKEKIDSFYK
- a CDS encoding GGDEF domain-containing protein, with product MKKRISYNKFVRNTILLSISIVLAIFIIFGLYFKSISIDKSIKDDTQIMADLIFQNLYTVMKNGGDKQSLDETIEHLQKTVPHIKIEILKEENHLSNTHVDNSVFDFKEAVINKHDKHLDFSSPILFKAECIKCHSDSKVNDVAGIVHIEHPILDLKISLKDILIMAGTLLLIIVIVFFSTLYHYLNKYFVEPILNLAKQVKSTSSHHDLNTQISIETKIKELKLLEESFNQQNKELVSSYQTIVSQSNTDSLTKIFNRKKFDEYSSLFFSDAKRNSHNFSLVLIDLNKFKPINDTYGHDVGDEVLIFFTKLISQNIRETDFFFRIGGDEFILLLPENDKDSTQVVIKKIKENLKSNLFTFEDIKIELSASFGVCQFENSFKDINNMMKIADTNMYEDKKNYPRER
- a CDS encoding Na+/H+ antiporter family protein, coding for MNSVIIAVMVMVLLSLVRVNIVIALIIGAIVGGLSAGLDINETIKAFNAGLGDGATIALSYAMLGTFAVAISKSGITDLLSNMIIKKVGNSSSSMQFIYIKYLMLTLILFAAISSQNLIPVHIAFIPILIPPLLHSMSELKLDRRVVACVITFGLVATYMLLPIGFGGIFLNEILLKNLVDSGVEASRAQLPVAMSIPVLGMFLGLLTAMFFTYRKKRVYDVSMILESESEKNEINSFYILIALVSIVTALGLQLYTNSIILGSLAGFVIFIVAGVIKANQTQDFFTKGLKMMGMIGFIMIAANGFANVINTTGGVETLVTSISDLIGDNKSLAVLLMLVVGLFITMGIGSSFSTIPIIATIYAPLCMQLDFSAMATITIIGTAAALGDAGSPASDSTLGPTSGLNVDGQHDHIWDTVVPTFIHYNIPLILFGWFAAVYVF